In Lacinutrix sp. Bg11-31, the DNA window ATTAAGTTGGGAACCATTATTTAAACCCTATTTAATTCACTATTTCGAAAAAGGATATAGTGGAGCAGATATAGGCCCTTTAAAAAACGATAATATTGTTTTAGCAGGATTACGTCCAGATTCTCAGCGTTATTTCGATCATCATCATGCAGCAAACGATACTTTCGATGCTGTTAATAAAAGAGAACTTGAGCTTGGTGCAGCAACCATGACGAGTTTAATTTATCTCTTCGATAAATACGGAACAACTACTATTTCAGATAAAAAAGAAATAAAAGATTAAGAATTTGTAAGAAAAACACGCAACCTTTTAACTTTTTTTGCATCTAATAATAAATTGCTAACCAACAAAATTATTAGATTATGAAAAAGAAACTAACATTTGTTTTTGCAACAACACTTTTACTATTTACATTTTTTGCTTGTAATAGTGACGACGATGTCAACAACCAAGAAGAAACAGTAAATATAGTAACAGAAGAAAATTTACCAGATATTATAAGAGCGCTATCCAATACAAATTATAGAGTTGAAGCTAGTGGAGATATGGGTATTGCTTGGTCTCAACAAATACAAAAACTTCAATATAATGATGAAACAAGATACATACCCAGACAAGGAGAGGTTGATAATATTTGGAGTAGCTTATATTCTAGAATAGATGATATAGAAGCACTTATTAATTATGCAGAAGCAAATGATAATGACAACTTAAAAGCAACAGCTTTAGTTTTAAAAGTTTACACTTTTGCATTAATAACAGATTTGTTTGGAGATGTACCATATTTTGAGGCTTCTATCAGTGATACTCCTGCATATGATTTACAAGAAACAATATATGGAGAGTTAATTTCTACATTAGAGCAATCTAATCAACTCTTTAATACAACAGATGTTATTAACTCTAATTTTGATGTGCTTTATCAAGGAGACGCTAACAAATGGAAACGTTTCTCAAATTCATTAAAATTTAAAATTTTAATGAGAGCATCTAATAATCTTTCTGTTAATGCACAGTTACAAGAACTTATAGATAATGGTAATTTATTTAATGCTAACACAGAGGAAGCTAAATATAATTATTCTGGAATAGGAGATGATAAAAACCCAATACATGAGACTATTGTTGAGGGAGAAAGACACGAGTACAGATCAAGTGCAGTTTTGTTTTCTCATTTAAATAATGGTTTAGATCCAAGAACATCAAAAATGATTGGTTTAAACCAAAATGGCGAGTATGTTTTTGGAGGATTTGATGGTTTAATATCACCTATAGCAGAACTCTACTTAAGAGCCGATGCTCCAGGTTATTTTTTGTCGTATTCTGAGTTAGAATTCTTAATAACAGAAGCTGCTTATAAAGGATACATTAATGTACCAGTTGAATCTCACTATAACGCAGGTGTTATGGCTTCGTTTAAAGCAAATGAGTTAACTAATGATGAAGCCTTAAGTTTTTTATCAACTAATCCATACGATTCTTCAAATGCATTAGAACAAATAGGTATTCAAAAATACTTAGCATTATTTTGCCAAGGTTTCGAAGCTTGGACAGAGTATCGAAGAACTGGATTCCCAGAATTAATACCACCAGTGGATGCTGTTCTTGATCAAGTTCCATCGCGTTTAAACTACCCAATTTTTGAGCAGACTACTAATACAGTTAATTATAACCAAGCAGTTTTGTCTCAAGGAGAAGATAATTTAATAACACCATTATGGTGGCAAGAGTAGTAAATAAGTATAATGTTAAAATAAAAATAAAAAAGAGGCATTGCCTCTTTTTTATTTTTATAGCTTTATTATATTATAATTTGAGGTCACTAACCTCAATAATTATTTGTTTCTAGTTACTTTAGCGAATGCTCAAGAAACCAAAAAAGAGCTTACGTATTACGAATTTCCAAAGGATATAGAAAAATTTATATCAAGAACAATTGCAGCAAAACAAGCAGAAAATACTTTAAGAACGAGCAATGGTATTTGGCATTGTTAGGAACTGGCTTTGTTTTGAGGCGTTATAGAAAAACTCTATAAACCCCTACGATGAATTGTTTTAATGGAACGGTTAAAAAATAGTTTGTTTCAAAACCTATAATTCATCAATAGCATCAATTTCTTCTAAAGACATTTTTTTGTTTTCTATCTCTTGAATATCATTCATTAGTTCAGCGTTATTCCAATACCCAAATTCTTCAACAATTTTACCTTTGTTAAATTGGTAGGTAATATGCACAGGAATAACAATGCCTTTATTGTTATCTTTTAAATTACCTTTCCATAATCCCCAAAAATTGACCCATTTTTTGCCGTTATTGTCTTCAATCATTTCATACTCTCTGCTATCATCTTCATAAGCTCGAGTTGACATATAGCTATCATTTTTAGTAAAAAAAGCTTCTAAATCTTTAGCGCTTAAAACGTTTTTTCTTGTGTTGTAATAAACTTTTGCAGTATCTGCATAGTTCATGGCTAAACTATCCCAATTGTGTACATCGTAAAAAGCGATGGTTTGTTTTACAATTTCAATTTCTGGGGAATCTTGAGTGTAACGCTGTGTTGTATTCTTACAATTAAAGAGGAGCAAGCTTACACTTACTAATAAAATCAATTTTTTCATAATTTAAGATTTAGTAATTAAATAAATTAACCAATTATGGTTTAGACTTAACGCAGCTTTTGTAGGTAAATAATTTTTAATGATAAATAATTACAAACTAGCGCATTACTAAAGATAATTAAAAAAAATAAGATTACCAATACGATAATAACATTAGAATTTGAACAAATAAATAGCACTTCAATTTAAGTGCTATTTATAGTTATGCTTTTTCTTTTTTAGGTTTTAGATCTATTTTAATTTGATTATTTATTATATCATCAAAAGTTTCTCGCTTTCTTATTAAATGTGCTTCTCCATTATGCCAAAGCACTTCTGCAGGACGATAACGAGAATTATAATTACTAGCCATAGAATAGCAATAAGCTCCAGCATTTTTAAAGGCTAAAATATCACCTTCATTAATTTCAGAAATACGTCTATTATTTGCAAACGTATCTGTTTCGCATATATAACCAACCACACTGTAAAAACGTTCACGTCCTTTAGGATTAGAAATGTTTTCAATTTCATGTTGAGAACCATATAACATTGGACGTATTAAATGATTAAATCCAGAATCTATTTGTGCAAAAACAGTAGAAGTGGTTTGTTTTACCACATTAACTTTTGCTAAAAACAGTCCAGCTTCGCTTACTAAAAACTTTCCTGGCTCAAAGGCTAAGGTTAATTCTTTTCCGTATTCCTTACAAAACTCATTAAAACGAGTGGATAATTTTTCTCCAAACTCTTCAATATTAGTTTCAATATCTCCAGGCTTGTATGGTACTTTAAAACCAGACCCAAAATCTATAAACTCTAAATTTTTAAAGTTTTTTGCAGTTTCAAAAAGTATTTCACTTGCATAGATAAAAACATCTATATCTAAAATATCGCTCCCAGTATGCATGTGTATTCCGTTTATATTCATGTTTGTATTTTCAACAATACGCAGAATATGTGGAATTTGATGTATTGAAATACCAAATTTACTGTCTATATGTCCTACAGAAATGTTAGTATTTCCACCAGCCATAACATGTGGATTTATACGAATACACACAGGGATATCTGGATGTTTTGTGCCAAATTGCTCAAGTATCGATAGATTATCAATATTTATTTGGCAACCTAATATGGCTGCTTGCTCTATTTCTTCAAGAGAGACACCATTAGGTGTAAAAATAATATGTTCAGCTTTAAAACCAGCAGCTAAGCCTAATTGTACCTCTTGAATAGAAACAGTATCTAGCCCTGCTCCAAGAGATTTCATCAATTTTAAAATAGAAATATTCGAAAGTGCCTTTACGGCATAATTTATTTTTACCTTTTTTACAGACTTAAAAGCAGACGTTAAACGTTTGTATTGTTGCGAAATGATTTCAGAATTATATACATAGACAGGACTTCCAAAGTCTTTTGCTATTTTAAGTAATTGCGTATTGGTCATAAATTATTTTTTTATCAAAGATATTTGTTTGTTTAAATTAATAAATTTTTACAACAAAATATTACATATTTAAACAGTTTGTTAATTATTTAACAAAATTAAAAAAGTAATAGTTCTTGATATTGTATTTTCATAATTAAATATTAGGGTAAGTTATTGTGATTATTTACTTTTGTAGCACTAAAATTTAATAGACTTTCTGTTTAAGCAGAAATTTAAATAAATCCATTAATAAAGATGAATTTACACGAATATCAAGGAAAAGAATTATTAAGCAGCTTTGGCGTACGTATTCAACGTGGTATTGTTGCTCAAAATGCTGATGAAGCAGTAGCTGCAGCAAAAAAATTAACCGAAGATACTGGAACAGGTTGGCACGTAATAAAAGCACAGGTTCACGCAGGTGGTCGTGGTAAAGGTGGTGGTGTTAAGTTGGCTAAAAACTTAGACGAAGTTAAATCTATCGCTGGAGATATTATAGGAATGGATTTGGTAACACCTCAAACTTCGGCAGAAGGAAAGCGTGTACACCAAGTTTTAGTATGTGAGGATGTATATTATCCTGGAGATTCTGAGCCAGAAGAATATTATATGTCTGTTTTATTAAACAGAGGAACTGGGCGTAACATGATTATGTATTCTACAGAAGGTGGAATGGATATTGAAACAGTTGCAGAAGAGACTCCACATTTAATTTTTAACGAAGAAATAGATCCTGCAACAGGAATTTTACCTTTTCAAGCACGTAAAATTGCTTTTAACTTAGGTTTATCTGGAGCAGCTTTTAAAGACATGACAAAATTTGTAACGTCTTTATATACAGCTTACGTAAAATCGGATTCTGCTTTATTTGAAATCAATCCTGTTTTAAAAACAAGTGACGATAAAATAATGGCTGTAGATGCTAAAGTAACTTTAGATGCTAGTGCATTATATAGACATAAAGATTTAGCAGCAATGCGCGATTTACGTGAAGAAAACGCAATTGAAGTAGAAGCAGGTGAGCAAGGACTTAACTATGTAGACCTTGACGGAAACGTAGGTTGTATGGTAAATGGTGCTGGTTTAGCAATGGCAACTATGGATTTAATTAAGCAAGCAGGTGGTGAGCCAGCTAACTTTTTAGATGTTGGTGGTACTGCAGATGCTGCAAGAGTAGAAATTGCATTCGAGCTTATTTTAAGAGATCCAGCTGTAAAAGCTATTTTAATTAACATTTTTGGTGGTATCGTGCGTTGCGATCGTGTTGCTCAAGGTGTAATTGATGCTTATAAAAACATGGGTAACATTAGCGTGCCAATTATTGTACGTTTACAAGGTACTAATGCAGATATTGCTAAAAAATTAATTGATGATTCTGGACTTGATGTAATGAGTGCTACAGAATTTCAAGAAGCAGCAGATAAAGTACAAGCTGTATTAGCATAAATATATTTACTATAAGGTTCTTGTATCGAGTTAAGTTCAATACCTAACTTTTATAAATATTACATAAAACAAGAAAGAGCAACGTTAATCGTTGCTCTTTCTTTTTGGTTTATTAAAATTCTTCTTATTACTTAAAGGATTAGGTTTTACTTTCCTTGCAGCTTCTTTTTTAGGTTCCTCACCTTTCTTTGGCATTGGTCCACGAAGATGAATAATCAATCCATTTAGAAAATTTCTTAATATTTGATCACCACATTCTACATAATTAGGGTGGTCTTCTTTTCTAAAAAAAGCACTTAGCTCTGTTTTAGCAATTCTAAAATCTACTAAATCTAATATTGCAATAATATCAGTATCTCTTAGTTTGTGCGCAACTCTTAGCTTTTTTAAGATATCATTATTTGTCATGCTGTAATGTGTTTATAATTAGTGTTTTAAATGCTGTTTTGTGCGTTTTATTCTTTAGATAATTGATAAACAGCGTTTAAAATCGGTGTAAAACTACTCATTTTTCGACAAGCTACGT includes these proteins:
- a CDS encoding SusD/RagB family nutrient-binding outer membrane lipoprotein — its product is MKKKLTFVFATTLLLFTFFACNSDDDVNNQEETVNIVTEENLPDIIRALSNTNYRVEASGDMGIAWSQQIQKLQYNDETRYIPRQGEVDNIWSSLYSRIDDIEALINYAEANDNDNLKATALVLKVYTFALITDLFGDVPYFEASISDTPAYDLQETIYGELISTLEQSNQLFNTTDVINSNFDVLYQGDANKWKRFSNSLKFKILMRASNNLSVNAQLQELIDNGNLFNANTEEAKYNYSGIGDDKNPIHETIVEGERHEYRSSAVLFSHLNNGLDPRTSKMIGLNQNGEYVFGGFDGLISPIAELYLRADAPGYFLSYSELEFLITEAAYKGYINVPVESHYNAGVMASFKANELTNDEALSFLSTNPYDSSNALEQIGIQKYLALFCQGFEAWTEYRRTGFPELIPPVDAVLDQVPSRLNYPIFEQTTNTVNYNQAVLSQGEDNLITPLWWQE
- the lysA gene encoding diaminopimelate decarboxylase, whose protein sequence is MTNTQLLKIAKDFGSPVYVYNSEIISQQYKRLTSAFKSVKKVKINYAVKALSNISILKLMKSLGAGLDTVSIQEVQLGLAAGFKAEHIIFTPNGVSLEEIEQAAILGCQINIDNLSILEQFGTKHPDIPVCIRINPHVMAGGNTNISVGHIDSKFGISIHQIPHILRIVENTNMNINGIHMHTGSDILDIDVFIYASEILFETAKNFKNLEFIDFGSGFKVPYKPGDIETNIEEFGEKLSTRFNEFCKEYGKELTLAFEPGKFLVSEAGLFLAKVNVVKQTTSTVFAQIDSGFNHLIRPMLYGSQHEIENISNPKGRERFYSVVGYICETDTFANNRRISEINEGDILAFKNAGAYCYSMASNYNSRYRPAEVLWHNGEAHLIRKRETFDDIINNQIKIDLKPKKEKA
- the sucC gene encoding ADP-forming succinate--CoA ligase subunit beta — encoded protein: MNLHEYQGKELLSSFGVRIQRGIVAQNADEAVAAAKKLTEDTGTGWHVIKAQVHAGGRGKGGGVKLAKNLDEVKSIAGDIIGMDLVTPQTSAEGKRVHQVLVCEDVYYPGDSEPEEYYMSVLLNRGTGRNMIMYSTEGGMDIETVAEETPHLIFNEEIDPATGILPFQARKIAFNLGLSGAAFKDMTKFVTSLYTAYVKSDSALFEINPVLKTSDDKIMAVDAKVTLDASALYRHKDLAAMRDLREENAIEVEAGEQGLNYVDLDGNVGCMVNGAGLAMATMDLIKQAGGEPANFLDVGGTADAARVEIAFELILRDPAVKAILINIFGGIVRCDRVAQGVIDAYKNMGNISVPIIVRLQGTNADIAKKLIDDSGLDVMSATEFQEAADKVQAVLA
- a CDS encoding DUF1456 family protein, whose protein sequence is MTNNDILKKLRVAHKLRDTDIIAILDLVDFRIAKTELSAFFRKEDHPNYVECGDQILRNFLNGLIIHLRGPMPKKGEEPKKEAARKVKPNPLSNKKNFNKPKRKSND